In Rhipicephalus microplus isolate Deutch F79 chromosome 7, USDA_Rmic, whole genome shotgun sequence, one genomic interval encodes:
- the LOC142767093 gene encoding uncharacterized protein LOC142767093: MWSGSMHGSLIWKDCDLLGSFDGTKLPNGWLQAYFSSRAMQLAHMQSKSLSAPLVFCARRSISIRQDTGINNDVPAVTRGSLLHGHVKCIKNRAQKTNKYEGTASDCSPAQSLQQLKEHIVMSGAAAA; the protein is encoded by the exons atgtggagtggaagcatgcatggcagcctcatctggaaggactgcgatctgcttgggagcttcgatggcacaaaactgcctaacggctggctgcaag cctatttcagcagcagagcgatgcagctagcacacatgcaatccaagtcattgagcgctcctttggtgttctgtgcacgacgcagcatatccatccggcaagacactggtatcaacaatgatg ttccagcagtaacgaGGGGTTCgttgctccacggtcatgtaaagtgtatcaagaacagagcacagaagaccaacaagtatgaagggactgccagtgattgttctcctgctcaaagtttacaacagctgaaagagcacattgtgatgtcaggagcagctgctgcttaa